Proteins from a genomic interval of bacterium:
- a CDS encoding sugar ABC transporter ATP-binding protein encodes MNATATAPVTTTGEVFLEVRGLVKDYPGVRAADRVSLAIRLGEVVGLVGKNGAGKSTVIKILAGATAPDEGQILLDGEEIEIHNPHDATLLGLSFVHQELSVVPELSVAENVELGLGYPRRAGVLVDFAKLRRQSRDVLARLGGGIAPEVAIRTLPVAQQRLVMIARALVTQARLVVLDEPTGSLTDEETSHLFAVIRDLSAAGVAVVYVSHRLEEILEITDRVVVMRDGAVVDDRPTEAFEARTLIEEITGEDASETALQRRRSHGIGGPPDTPMVLEVEGVEVPGRIRDASFSIREGEILGVAGLMGAGRTELMRAVFGADHRSAGTIRLHGAEVTIRKPADAIASGIVLLPEDRRNQGLIRDFNVRRNITLGTLARFRMARRLPMPSGPKEREASLAAVRDLDIKTPSDLTPAAWLSGGNQQKLVLGRWLRSGASVLIFDEPTHGIDVGAKEEVYGLMEQLAAEGKAVVFISSEFGELVGVCHRVIAMREGEIVGEAVGDEITEARLLEHCYGHSPDAALAGSDEL; translated from the coding sequence ATGAATGCCACTGCCACCGCCCCCGTCACGACGACCGGCGAGGTCTTCCTCGAGGTCAGGGGACTGGTCAAGGATTATCCGGGCGTGCGCGCCGCCGATCGTGTCTCCCTCGCCATCCGGTTAGGAGAAGTTGTCGGCCTGGTCGGCAAGAACGGCGCCGGCAAGAGCACGGTCATCAAGATCCTGGCCGGTGCCACCGCCCCCGACGAGGGGCAGATCCTGCTCGACGGCGAGGAGATCGAGATCCACAACCCGCACGACGCCACGTTGCTGGGGCTGTCCTTCGTCCACCAGGAACTCTCGGTGGTCCCCGAGTTGTCGGTGGCTGAGAACGTGGAACTGGGGCTCGGATACCCCCGCCGGGCCGGGGTGCTGGTGGACTTCGCCAAGCTGCGCCGGCAGTCCCGCGACGTGCTGGCCCGCCTCGGCGGCGGCATCGCCCCGGAAGTGGCGATCCGCACGCTGCCGGTGGCGCAGCAGCGGCTGGTGATGATCGCCCGCGCCCTGGTGACCCAGGCCCGCCTGGTCGTTCTGGACGAGCCCACAGGGTCGCTCACCGACGAGGAGACCAGCCATCTGTTCGCCGTGATCCGCGACCTGTCGGCAGCCGGCGTGGCCGTGGTGTACGTGTCGCACCGCCTCGAGGAGATCCTGGAGATCACCGACCGGGTAGTGGTGATGCGCGACGGCGCCGTCGTGGATGACCGGCCCACCGAGGCGTTCGAGGCGCGCACGCTCATTGAGGAGATCACCGGCGAGGACGCCAGCGAGACGGCGCTGCAGCGTCGCCGCAGCCACGGCATCGGCGGTCCGCCCGACACCCCGATGGTGCTGGAAGTCGAAGGCGTGGAGGTGCCAGGGCGCATCCGCGATGCGTCGTTCAGCATCCGCGAGGGGGAGATCCTGGGTGTGGCCGGGCTCATGGGCGCGGGGCGCACCGAGTTGATGCGGGCGGTCTTCGGCGCCGATCACCGCAGCGCCGGCACAATCCGCCTGCACGGCGCCGAGGTCACGATCCGCAAGCCCGCCGACGCCATCGCCTCCGGCATCGTGCTGCTGCCGGAGGACCGGCGCAACCAGGGACTCATCAGGGACTTCAACGTGCGCCGCAACATCACCCTGGGAACCCTCGCCAGGTTCCGCATGGCCCGGCGCCTGCCGATGCCGTCGGGGCCCAAGGAGCGCGAGGCCTCCCTGGCGGCGGTGCGCGACCTCGACATCAAGACCCCCTCGGACCTCACGCCGGCCGCCTGGCTGTCGGGCGGGAATCAGCAGAAGCTGGTGCTGGGCCGCTGGCTGCGCTCGGGCGCCTCGGTGCTGATCTTCGACGAGCCCACCCACGGCATCGACGTGGGCGCCAAGGAGGAGGTCTACGGCCTCATGGAGCAGCTGGCCGCCGAGGGCAAGGCGGTCGTGTTCATCTCCTCGGAGTTCGGCGAGCTGGTGGGGGTCTGCCACCGGGTCATTGCCATGCGCGAGGGTGAGATCGTGGGCGAGGCCGTCGGGGACGAGATCACCGAGGCCCGGCTGCTGGAGCACTGCTACGGCCACAGCCCCGACGCCGCCCTCGCCGGCAGCGACGAACTCTGA